From Pseudanabaena sp. PCC 6802, one genomic window encodes:
- a CDS encoding GUN4 domain-containing protein has product MNDMRSPGIDTEIISDLKAKLESGNEAAQLKAIAELGQVSDRGAEVLLEFLLERQATDREVTCLDGKAYQTLRQLDSAKVREALQTHFSKGVVSLNSASGIDYEPLQQMLIQQDFEAADRLTSQKMCEAAGSAAVARGWLYFTEVAQINNADLNTINLLWLVYSEGKFGFSVQRKMWLGLGKNWEKLWLQIGWKKDGKFTRYPGGFIWSMDAPKGHLPLSNQIRGNKTIAAIFAHPLW; this is encoded by the coding sequence ATGAACGACATGCGATCGCCCGGTATCGATACTGAAATAATTTCTGACCTGAAGGCAAAGCTGGAATCGGGTAACGAGGCCGCTCAACTCAAGGCGATCGCAGAGTTGGGTCAGGTGAGCGATCGCGGTGCTGAGGTGCTTTTGGAATTCCTGCTAGAGCGCCAAGCGACCGATCGCGAAGTAACCTGCTTAGATGGCAAAGCCTACCAAACTTTGCGCCAGCTAGATTCAGCTAAAGTCAGAGAAGCACTGCAAACTCATTTCAGTAAGGGTGTTGTTTCTCTAAATAGTGCATCGGGCATTGATTACGAACCCTTGCAGCAAATGCTGATTCAGCAAGACTTTGAGGCAGCGGATCGTTTGACATCGCAAAAAATGTGCGAGGCGGCAGGTAGTGCAGCGGTAGCGCGAGGTTGGTTATATTTTACGGAAGTGGCACAAATTAATAACGCCGACCTCAACACGATTAATCTACTGTGGTTAGTTTACTCGGAGGGTAAATTTGGGTTTTCCGTGCAAAGGAAAATGTGGCTGGGTCTGGGCAAAAATTGGGAAAAGCTGTGGCTCCAGATTGGCTGGAAAAAAGATGGTAAGTTTACGCGATATCCAGGCGGCTTTATTTGGAGTATGGATGCGCCTAAAGGTCATTTACCCTTATCCAACCAGATTCGCGGTAATAAAACGATCGCAGCAATCTTTGCTCACCCTTTGTGGTAA
- a CDS encoding YbaB/EbfC family nucleoid-associated protein produces the protein MPQGQGFGFGLGKMKEAFQKAQQIQEGAKVLQAELDEMRLTGQAGGGLVKVTLSGNQEPHGVEISPEALNEGAEVLSDLVLAALKDAYNISTTTMRERMEELTGGLGLPGNF, from the coding sequence ATGCCACAAGGACAAGGATTTGGCTTTGGACTAGGCAAAATGAAAGAAGCCTTCCAAAAAGCTCAGCAGATTCAAGAAGGAGCAAAAGTGCTCCAGGCTGAACTTGATGAAATGCGACTAACTGGTCAAGCTGGTGGTGGCTTAGTCAAAGTGACGCTGAGCGGCAACCAGGAACCCCACGGAGTCGAGATCTCCCCAGAAGCCCTTAATGAGGGAGCTGAGGTTTTATCAGATTTAGTTCTGGCAGCCTTAAAAGATGCCTACAACATTTCCACCACCACCATGCGCGAAAGAATGGAAGAGCTGACAGGTGGACTGGGGCTTCCTGGCAATTTTTAA
- the rsgA gene encoding small ribosomal subunit biogenesis GTPase RsgA gives MITNLTGTVVAVEANFYRVRLDSELADECGHSELLCVRRARLKKIGQQVYVGDRITVDEPDWQGGRGAISQVEPRRSLLERPTIANIDRVLVVFALADPEPDPWQISRFLVKVASSDLPAIVCLNKRDLVADAQVTSWCDRLQTWGYDAIAISTYTGAGIDLLKAQIAKGVTIISGPSGVGKSSLINLLIPGSELRVGRVSQRLGHGRHTTRHVELFQLSDRGFLADSPGFTQPALTCAPIDLAYCFPEAQRLLAHNSCQFHNCWHRDEPGCAIRGDWERYGHYLVFLDEVEAYDAKTAASSTPDPSLKSKAIGGGKVRQEPKLLKKRHRRQSRRSQHQDLDLYSNEDL, from the coding sequence GTGATTACCAACCTCACCGGAACAGTGGTGGCGGTGGAAGCGAACTTTTATCGAGTGCGTCTAGATTCCGAGCTAGCCGATGAATGCGGGCATTCTGAGTTGCTGTGCGTGCGACGTGCCAGGCTCAAAAAAATCGGCCAGCAGGTCTATGTCGGCGATCGCATTACCGTTGATGAGCCAGACTGGCAAGGGGGCAGGGGGGCGATCTCACAGGTAGAACCGCGCCGCAGTTTGCTAGAGCGCCCCACGATCGCCAATATAGATCGCGTCCTGGTTGTATTTGCCCTTGCCGATCCCGAACCCGATCCGTGGCAGATCAGTCGATTTCTGGTCAAAGTTGCCTCTAGCGATTTGCCAGCCATTGTTTGCCTCAATAAACGCGATCTGGTGGCAGACGCGCAAGTTACGTCCTGGTGCGATCGCCTGCAAACCTGGGGCTATGATGCCATTGCAATTAGCACCTATACGGGTGCGGGTATAGATCTGCTCAAAGCGCAAATTGCAAAAGGCGTGACAATTATTTCTGGCCCGTCGGGGGTGGGTAAGTCTAGTTTAATTAATTTACTGATTCCTGGCTCCGAGTTGCGCGTTGGTAGGGTATCGCAGCGACTCGGGCATGGCAGGCATACAACACGCCATGTGGAATTATTTCAACTGAGCGATCGCGGCTTTTTAGCAGATAGCCCTGGCTTTACCCAACCCGCTCTGACCTGTGCCCCTATCGACTTAGCCTACTGTTTTCCAGAAGCTCAGCGGTTATTGGCACATAATTCCTGCCAGTTCCACAATTGTTGGCATCGCGATGAACCAGGTTGCGCGATTCGCGGCGACTGGGAACGTTACGGCCACTACCTTGTCTTCCTAGACGAAGTGGAGGCATACGATGCCAAAACCGCAGCTAGTAGTACTCCAGATCCAAGCTTGAAGTCAAAAGCGATCGGCGGTGGCAAGGTACGACAGGAACCTAAGCTACTGAAAAAAAGACACCGCCGCCAATCCCGTCGCTCCCAACATCAAGATCTAGATCTCTATAGCAACGAGGATTTGTAA
- a CDS encoding sulfurtransferase TusA family protein, whose translation MTTDFDPAIATNPKPVDLRGVPCPLSFVRAKLQIEKIAAGEQLEIWLDGGEPIEQVPNSLVVDGHIVRSVEPRDGYFALIVQKAQPKAQPEA comes from the coding sequence GTGACGACCGATTTCGATCCCGCGATCGCGACTAATCCTAAACCAGTAGACTTGCGAGGCGTTCCTTGCCCGCTCAGTTTTGTGCGTGCCAAATTGCAGATCGAAAAAATTGCTGCTGGCGAACAGCTAGAAATATGGCTAGATGGAGGTGAACCAATCGAACAGGTGCCCAACAGCTTAGTCGTAGATGGGCATATCGTCCGCAGTGTAGAACCAAGAGACGGCTATTTTGCCCTCATAGTCCAGAAGGCTCAACCAAAAGCCCAACCAGAAGCGTGA
- a CDS encoding protein tyrosine phosphatase family protein, with amino-acid sequence MPTHPITAIFNLLKLFVSRFLRVNLMGDKLDNIYHYLKLSEAIATSGQPTEEQFPAIKEAGYQVVVNLALPTSANAIPQEGEIVENLGMQYIHIPVVWENPTLENFQDFTNAMEANVDRRVFVHCAANMRVSAFMYLYNRIFKHLSEEQAKKSLHQIWTPNPTWQEFIENIIRHYKHLSQYTS; translated from the coding sequence ATGCCTACGCATCCCATTACTGCTATTTTCAATTTACTGAAGCTCTTTGTCAGCAGATTCCTCAGAGTCAATCTTATGGGCGATAAGTTAGACAATATCTATCACTATCTAAAACTCTCAGAAGCAATTGCTACATCTGGGCAACCGACAGAAGAGCAATTTCCTGCAATTAAAGAAGCTGGATACCAGGTTGTAGTCAATTTAGCTTTGCCCACATCTGCCAATGCGATACCTCAAGAAGGTGAGATTGTAGAGAATTTAGGAATGCAATATATCCACATTCCTGTGGTTTGGGAGAATCCCACGCTTGAGAATTTTCAAGATTTTACCAATGCGATGGAAGCCAATGTCGATCGTCGTGTATTCGTTCATTGTGCGGCAAACATGAGAGTTTCAGCTTTTATGTATCTCTACAATCGAATTTTTAAACATTTAAGCGAGGAGCAAGCGAAGAAAAGTTTACATCAAATTTGGACTCCCAATCCGACCTGGCAGGAATTTATCGAGAATATAATTAGGCATTACAAGCATTTAAGCCAGTACACTAGTTAG
- a CDS encoding XRE family transcriptional regulator, which yields MTDNPYVGSTLDDLLEEDEILTEVNALALKRVLAWQIRQEMVKRRWSKSQMATAMGTSRSSLDRLLDPSNVSVTLKTIDRAATVIGKRVRIELVDVQGSEVKRFADRTE from the coding sequence ATGACTGATAATCCCTATGTTGGTTCTACTCTTGACGATCTACTAGAAGAAGACGAAATACTAACCGAAGTTAATGCTTTAGCTCTCAAGCGGGTTCTTGCATGGCAGATTCGTCAAGAAATGGTAAAAAGACGGTGGAGTAAGTCTCAAATGGCAACAGCAATGGGTACGAGTCGTTCTTCTCTTGACAGGCTTCTCGATCCTAGCAACGTTTCAGTTACCCTTAAAACGATCGATCGTGCCGCTACAGTTATTGGCAAACGGGTGCGAATAGAGTTAGTAGATGTTCAGGGATCTGAGGTTAAGCGGTTTGCAGATCGCACAGAGTAG
- a CDS encoding type II toxin-antitoxin system RelE/ParE family toxin produces MSEKRVSARFYQNETGNEPVREWLKQLELLERKIVGTDIKTVEYGWPVGMPTCRAMGKGLYEVRSTFPNGNIARVLFCIYEEEMVLLHGFIKKTQKTPKQDLDLALKRKRTLEAKT; encoded by the coding sequence ATGAGCGAAAAACGAGTATCGGCTAGATTCTATCAAAACGAGACTGGCAACGAACCAGTTAGAGAGTGGCTTAAGCAACTTGAATTGTTAGAAAGAAAGATAGTAGGTACCGATATTAAAACGGTTGAATATGGATGGCCTGTTGGGATGCCTACATGTCGGGCTATGGGCAAAGGTCTATATGAGGTTCGTTCGACTTTTCCTAATGGCAATATCGCACGAGTTCTCTTTTGCATTTATGAAGAAGAAATGGTTCTATTGCATGGATTCATCAAGAAAACTCAGAAAACCCCTAAACAAGATCTAGACCTAGCACTGAAACGAAAAAGAACACTTGAGGCAAAAACATGA
- the ahcY gene encoding adenosylhomocysteinase: MTTTTAIKHEVKDLSLAPMGKQRIEWAGREMPVLRQIRDRFAAEKPLDGIKISACCHVTTETANLAIALKAAGADALLIASNPLSTQDDVAACLVADYGIPVFAIKGEDNATYHRHVEIALDHHPNIIIDDGSDVTTTLVQHRAHQIAEIIGTTEETTTGLVRLNAMHKDGKLTFPAIAVNDAETKHFFDNRYGTGQSTLDGIIRATNILLAGKVLVVAGYGWCGKGVALRARGMGANVVVTEINPVKAIEAVMDGFRVMPMNEAAAIGDIFITVTGNKHVIRSEHFAAMKDGAIICNSGHFDLEIDLVALSEQSASNSFVRNFTQEYKLKSGKSIIVLGEGRLVNLAAAEGHPASVMDMSFANQALACEFLVKNKGKLAAGVVVIPVDIDQEIARLKLQAMGIAIDTLTADQIEYMNSWTVGT; encoded by the coding sequence ATGACAACAACTACGGCTATCAAACACGAAGTAAAAGACCTCAGCCTTGCCCCAATGGGTAAGCAACGCATTGAGTGGGCGGGGCGTGAAATGCCCGTACTGCGTCAAATTCGCGATCGCTTTGCCGCCGAAAAACCCCTAGATGGCATCAAAATTTCTGCCTGCTGTCACGTCACCACGGAAACTGCCAATCTGGCGATCGCTCTCAAAGCTGCAGGTGCTGATGCTCTACTAATTGCCAGCAACCCCTTGTCCACCCAGGATGACGTTGCTGCTTGCTTGGTGGCGGACTACGGCATTCCCGTATTTGCGATTAAGGGCGAAGATAACGCTACCTATCATCGCCACGTCGAAATTGCCCTGGATCACCATCCCAATATCATTATCGATGACGGTAGCGATGTCACCACTACGCTCGTCCAACACCGCGCCCATCAAATTGCCGAAATTATCGGTACGACGGAAGAAACTACAACAGGATTGGTACGCCTGAATGCCATGCATAAAGACGGCAAGCTCACCTTCCCCGCGATCGCCGTGAACGATGCCGAAACCAAGCATTTCTTCGACAATCGCTACGGTACGGGGCAGTCCACCCTTGATGGCATTATCCGCGCCACGAATATTCTGCTGGCTGGTAAGGTTTTGGTTGTAGCTGGATATGGCTGGTGCGGCAAGGGCGTAGCTCTGCGGGCGCGCGGCATGGGTGCCAATGTCGTGGTGACGGAAATTAACCCCGTAAAAGCGATCGAGGCTGTCATGGATGGCTTCCGCGTCATGCCTATGAACGAAGCGGCGGCGATCGGCGATATCTTTATCACTGTCACAGGTAACAAGCACGTAATTCGCAGCGAGCATTTTGCAGCCATGAAAGATGGCGCAATTATCTGCAATTCCGGTCACTTCGACTTGGAAATCGATCTCGTGGCGCTAAGCGAGCAAAGCGCCTCCAATAGCTTCGTGCGCAACTTCACGCAGGAATATAAACTCAAATCAGGGAAGTCAATTATCGTTTTAGGTGAGGGCCGCCTGGTGAACCTGGCAGCCGCCGAAGGCCACCCCGCCAGCGTGATGGATATGAGCTTTGCCAACCAGGCTTTAGCTTGTGAATTTCTGGTTAAAAATAAAGGCAAACTTGCTGCTGGTGTAGTTGTCATTCCAGTCGATATCGACCAGGAAATTGCTCGCTTGAAACTACAGGCGATGGGCATTGCGATCGACACGCTCACCGCCGATCAGATCGAATATATGAATTCTTGGACAGTTGGAACATAG
- a CDS encoding tetratricopeptide repeat-containing sulfotransferase family protein has protein sequence MNSIPEVYGRAVSLHQAGNLVEAEKLYRQILEQEPQNSDALNMLGVVCHQMNKYNEAISSINRAISINNQKPAYYFNLGKVQSAVALSEDAIRSFKLAIAINPNYFDAYVCLGNTYRSINDLEQAEANYKQALAAKPDGWEALGELARVYLTQKKWQELEACCKEALKLNPNHAESYRTLGNALIARGKTSEAVNAYQQALRINPKFAEAYWDMSLAMNMLVMEYQHIALELKPQMTDIGSQMNLSNAFLAKGKLDEAIAGFRRVNRLAPNYVDAYCDLGMALSGRGEFDAAREALQQAIALSPDYPKAHFCWGSVLEKQEKIDEASAAFRQVLAIDPNHAEANCAMGKLAIQQGKLDEALAFLKRALQVSPNLAVVYYHLAHAYLAKLEPELALEYVQKAIALAPQSPEVINMYGNVFLTTGRFSEAIEAFKTSLKIDPNLAWTNYYLGRAYQQDGDFVSASRYFEQALAIKPNFVDAIIGKASLLEKSREFQPAYDLLHPVVDSPAVNEQALTIFAAISRRLKKQQEAIDLLEKRLSEGNLRVDKHKMMLFHLGLIYDDLNEYDRAFKYIDLGNSLAPKKFDTEATQQQFSDLISVFSDNLSRFPRAANRSELPVFIVGMPRSGTTLVEQILDSLPQVFGAGELPDIHKIVNSLSFRLCIDTLYPQCVEALTPDLVSTLAEEHLYRLRQFSETATRVVDKLPHNFLHLGLISLLFPKARIIHCKRHPLDTCLSCYFQDFMGTHPYKYNLENLGFYYKQYEQLMAHWHKVLDIPILDVQYEDMVANQEAMSRKIVEFLGLEWNDACLSFYQSDRFAKTASYDQVRKPIYTKSVARYKNYEKHLAPLKAALGID, from the coding sequence ATGAATAGTATTCCAGAAGTTTACGGACGGGCTGTCAGCCTGCATCAAGCAGGCAATCTTGTGGAAGCGGAAAAGCTCTACAGGCAAATTTTGGAGCAAGAACCCCAAAACAGCGATGCTCTGAACATGCTCGGTGTCGTTTGCCACCAGATGAACAAGTACAACGAAGCTATTAGCTCGATCAATCGTGCTATAAGCATCAATAATCAAAAACCGGCATACTATTTCAATTTGGGCAAAGTTCAGAGTGCCGTAGCCCTTTCTGAAGATGCGATCCGGAGTTTTAAACTGGCGATCGCCATAAATCCGAACTATTTTGATGCTTACGTATGTTTGGGCAATACCTATCGATCCATCAACGATCTAGAACAAGCCGAAGCTAACTATAAGCAAGCATTAGCAGCAAAACCAGACGGTTGGGAAGCCCTTGGCGAGCTAGCTAGAGTTTACTTAACCCAGAAAAAATGGCAAGAGCTAGAAGCTTGCTGCAAAGAAGCGCTAAAACTTAACCCAAATCACGCTGAATCGTACAGAACTTTGGGGAATGCTCTTATTGCCCGAGGTAAGACCTCTGAGGCTGTAAATGCCTATCAACAAGCATTGAGAATCAATCCCAAATTTGCGGAAGCCTATTGGGATATGTCCTTAGCAATGAATATGCTCGTGATGGAATATCAGCATATAGCCCTGGAGCTTAAACCACAGATGACGGATATTGGTTCGCAGATGAATTTAAGTAATGCCTTTTTAGCGAAAGGTAAGCTTGATGAGGCAATTGCGGGCTTCAGGAGAGTTAATCGACTTGCACCAAATTATGTCGATGCCTATTGCGATCTGGGTATGGCACTCAGCGGTCGTGGAGAGTTTGATGCCGCCCGAGAAGCACTTCAACAGGCGATCGCCCTCAGTCCCGATTATCCCAAAGCGCATTTTTGTTGGGGGAGCGTCCTGGAAAAACAAGAGAAGATCGACGAAGCGAGCGCAGCATTTCGGCAAGTGCTGGCGATCGATCCAAATCATGCCGAAGCCAATTGTGCTATGGGCAAGCTGGCAATTCAACAGGGTAAACTTGACGAGGCTCTTGCATTCCTAAAACGGGCGCTACAAGTCAGTCCTAATTTAGCAGTAGTCTACTATCACCTTGCCCATGCCTATCTGGCCAAATTAGAGCCGGAACTGGCTCTTGAATACGTCCAAAAAGCGATCGCTCTAGCGCCTCAATCTCCTGAAGTTATTAACATGTACGGTAACGTATTCCTCACAACTGGTAGATTCAGCGAAGCGATCGAGGCTTTCAAGACCAGCTTAAAAATTGACCCCAATTTAGCCTGGACTAATTATTATTTAGGCCGAGCCTATCAACAAGACGGAGATTTTGTCTCAGCCAGTCGATACTTCGAGCAAGCCTTAGCCATTAAGCCCAACTTTGTCGATGCCATTATCGGTAAGGCTTCCCTCTTGGAAAAAAGTCGCGAGTTTCAGCCAGCCTACGATCTGTTGCATCCGGTTGTAGACTCGCCCGCAGTCAACGAACAAGCACTCACGATATTTGCTGCAATTAGCCGCCGTTTGAAAAAACAACAAGAAGCGATCGATTTGCTGGAAAAACGCCTCAGTGAAGGTAACTTGCGCGTGGATAAACATAAGATGATGCTATTTCACCTGGGACTTATTTATGACGACTTGAACGAATACGATCGCGCCTTTAAATATATCGACCTCGGCAACTCACTTGCACCCAAAAAGTTTGATACTGAGGCTACGCAGCAGCAATTTAGCGATTTAATTTCGGTATTTAGTGATAACTTGTCCAGGTTTCCTCGCGCAGCTAACCGCTCGGAATTACCCGTCTTTATCGTTGGAATGCCGCGTTCTGGAACGACACTGGTGGAACAGATATTAGATAGTCTTCCTCAGGTATTTGGTGCAGGCGAACTGCCAGATATCCATAAAATTGTGAATAGCTTGTCATTCAGGTTATGCATAGATACGCTGTATCCGCAATGCGTGGAGGCGCTGACACCGGATCTAGTCAGTACCTTAGCCGAGGAACACCTCTATCGATTGCGCCAGTTTTCCGAGACCGCCACCAGAGTGGTCGATAAATTGCCCCATAATTTCTTGCACTTGGGATTGATTTCTCTCTTGTTCCCTAAAGCACGTATTATTCACTGCAAGCGCCATCCCCTCGATACTTGTTTATCATGTTACTTCCAGGATTTCATGGGAACTCACCCATATAAGTACAATTTGGAAAATCTGGGATTTTATTACAAGCAGTACGAGCAATTGATGGCACATTGGCATAAGGTATTGGATATCCCAATTTTAGATGTCCAATACGAAGACATGGTTGCCAATCAGGAAGCCATGAGTCGCAAGATTGTTGAGTTTTTAGGATTGGAGTGGAATGATGCCTGCCTGAGTTTTTATCAGTCCGATCGCTTCGCCAAAACTGCCAGTTACGACCAGGTTAGAAAACCGATCTATACCAAATCCGTCGCTCGCTACAAAAACTACGAAAAACATCTGGCACCATTAAAAGCAGCACTTGGAATAGATTAG
- a CDS encoding MotA/TolQ/ExbB proton channel family protein codes for MEELFRAGGPVMWPLLGLSILSVAAIAERCFFWVGFLLRESEDVNKIVGTARQNLQAAAQIAQGAIDTPIGRFLYAPLALEQPDPELFKLALESAADEELANMLRGEKILESVVALAPLLGLLGTITGLIVSFGSLRIGDVSSNLRSGNLTKGIAEALITTASGLIVAIATLAFHRLFIALHHKQVNIFRKAGNDLELIYRQYWQAGRKE; via the coding sequence ATGGAAGAACTATTTAGAGCTGGTGGCCCTGTGATGTGGCCTTTGCTGGGGTTATCGATATTGTCTGTTGCGGCGATCGCGGAGAGATGTTTTTTCTGGGTCGGCTTTTTGCTGCGCGAAAGCGAAGATGTGAATAAGATCGTCGGTACGGCACGTCAGAACTTGCAAGCCGCCGCTCAAATTGCCCAGGGAGCGATCGACACGCCCATAGGACGCTTCCTCTACGCACCCCTAGCCCTAGAGCAGCCCGATCCAGAGCTATTCAAACTGGCGCTAGAAAGTGCGGCGGATGAGGAATTAGCTAATATGCTGCGCGGTGAGAAGATCTTGGAAAGCGTGGTTGCGCTGGCACCGTTGCTGGGCCTACTGGGTACCATTACGGGTTTGATCGTTTCGTTCGGCTCGCTGCGGATTGGTGATGTTTCTAGTAACCTGCGCTCGGGTAATCTGACCAAGGGGATTGCCGAAGCATTAATCACGACGGCATCTGGCTTGATCGTGGCGATCGCCACGCTGGCATTCCATCGGTTATTCATCGCGCTCCATCACAAACAAGTCAATATTTTTCGCAAAGCAGGCAACGATCTAGAACTAATCTATCGTCAATATTGGCAAGCGGGTAGGAAGGAATAA